Below is a genomic region from Pseudomonas sp. JQ170C.
AAACCCGCTTCGGCGGGTTTTTTTTCGCCCAAAGGAATGCCAGGGGGCTAAGGTTCCCCGTAAGGAGACACCTAGGAAGGTGCACTGGATTGCGTGTAGAGAATTTTCGGAGAGTCGAACATGAGCATTGCCAACCCACCCAAAGCGCCCTGTGTGCTGATTGCCGAAGGCGACCCCTGGGTGCGTGACATGCTGAGCCAGATGCTCCTGAGTGTGCGTTGCGATGCGCGCCTGCAGGTATGCGCCGATGGCTCGCAGGCCCTGGCGGCGTTGTCGTGCAAGCCTGATTTGATCATTGCTGCCCGCGAGCTGCCCGGTGGCGACGGCCTCGACTTGCTGCGCAACGTGCGGGCCAAAGGCCGCCAGCCGGCGTTGCCGTTCATCCTGATGAGCAACCGCAGCGACAGCGCCAGCGTGCGCGAAGCCTTGCCGTTCGCGCCCACGGCGTACCTGAGCAAACCCTTGAACATGGACTCCTTGCGTCATCGCCTGGAGGACCTGCTGGTCAAGGTGGGTGAAGACATCGCCTGCCCGGTGGTGCCGTTGCAACCGGGCATGACCTTGCCGCGCTTTCTTGAGGGGCGCCGCGCCACCGCCGATGGCGGGCCGTTGCTGGCCGATGTGCAGCAGGCGATCAAGCGCAGCCTCAATCCCCAAGGGCTCAACCTCAAGACGCTGGAAGAAGAGATCCGCAACGATCCGCAGATCACGGCAGTGCTGATCGCCGCGGCCAACAGCGCCGCGCTGCACCGTGACGGCGCCGTGCAGACCCTGCTGCAGGCCCTGAACAAGCTGGGCACCACCCAGAGCATGAACCTGATCCTGGGCCTTGCCTTGAAGCGCAGTGCCAGGCTCAGTGACCCGCTGCTGGCGCAGCATGCCGAACACTTCTGGGCGTTGTCGCTGCATGCCGCCGAATTCGCCCGGACGCTGGCGCGGATGCTCGAACTGGATCAGGAGCGATGCTATTGCGCTGG
It encodes:
- a CDS encoding response regulator — protein: MSIANPPKAPCVLIAEGDPWVRDMLSQMLLSVRCDARLQVCADGSQALAALSCKPDLIIAARELPGGDGLDLLRNVRAKGRQPALPFILMSNRSDSASVREALPFAPTAYLSKPLNMDSLRHRLEDLLVKVGEDIACPVVPLQPGMTLPRFLEGRRATADGGPLLADVQQAIKRSLNPQGLNLKTLEEEIRNDPQITAVLIAAANSAALHRDGAVQTLLQALNKLGTTQSMNLILGLALKRSARLSDPLLAQHAEHFWALSLHAAEFARTLARMLELDQERCYCAGLLHCLGDLALLRCLQEWRLAGGELDEAAVEQSLNEFAAAFGSALRTRWRLPLELRELIAAIYQLGGGVYSREALVMNLAGQLARLPADQGLEALAESKTARLLKVGMPELSRLRPL